From the genome of Halichoerus grypus chromosome X, mHalGry1.hap1.1, whole genome shotgun sequence:
CTGTGAGCAGCTACTTCGTAATTTGTTCTTTAGGCAAATGATTTATTGATGTTCATAGATAGTCCTCTCATTCTTGAATCCTATTTTGGGGCTCCAAAGGCCCTTTCTAAATAGTTGGGTGGTCTCCCTCTGACCACTTCCTGTAGGATCTGTCAGATTCAGGGACTAAGAGCCTGGGCCTTCAAACACCTCTGTTCCCAAAGGCTGTTCTCAGTAAGAGGCCAGCCTAGCAGCCAGGCCTTGTGTTCATGCCTCCCCAAGGCCCACGACCCTCCAGGTTCCCCTCAGGCTTGACTTTTGGGCTCATCTCTTCTCACACATTATGCTTTCTGCTCTGCTGACCATGTCTGGCCCCCAGCCTGTCCCAATACTGTCTCTGATCACAGACCTGGCTTGGCAGCCATATCCTCCCCAGACCATCCCTACTCACTCCAGTTTCAGCTTTCCACTCCAACAGGGCACTAGTCATCAGTGGTGTCTTCTCTCCAGGTCCCAAGCTAAAGCTAATCATTCCtcaccatcccccacctcccacttttTGGAAATGCACAAAGGCCCTAAACTCAGGTGGCTCATTCTTTCCGAAGCGCAGTGATTCTGTCTctgcccaccttcctcccctgagTGTAGGATTCCTGTGCCCGTGTAGGAGGGGGACTTGGCAGGGTGCTGCATTTACACCCATGCTCTGATCATGGCCCCCATGTTTTCTGGGAAACCCACAAGCACAGCGGAAGCACAGTCCTTAAAGGGatggcagcacagccctgcccaaTTCTCCTATGCCCTCGTGACTGCAGAGGGCTTGCCAACATAAGGTCACTAAGGCTCAAACTCCAAACTCCGCCTCGGACGTTGGATAATCTGAGCGAGCCCAGGAAGCCTGGCTCCCTACACATGTCACAGTGACCATTACTGTCGACGACTGCACGGACCGTGAGGTGACCACCTGACCATACAGGTCTGCTAAGCCGACATAATTTATGCAACTACTCTCACATCTCTGGCCTTTAACGAATTCCTCCTTAGCTGTGCCTTCTGGTGAAGGACCCAGGAGACTATTTTGCACTAAAGCCactgccggggcgcctgggtggctcagtcgttaagcgtctgccttcagctcaggtcatgatcccagggtcctgggttcgagccccgcattgggctccctgctcagcgggaggcctgcttctccctctcccactccccctgcttgtgttccctctctcgctgtctctttctgtcaaataaataaataaataaataatcttaaaaaaaaaaaaaaagatttaaaacaagcCACTGCCATAAGCCAAAATCAACAGCTTCTACAAATCAGCTATTTAACCAACATATCAAGATCTTAGCATAATGATGGATTCCCTGGCATTACCCACCCTGGAGGCACTCCCTGTTGGCTGAAAGACACTGGAATATGAGAAACCATGCCCTGGACACAAAGATGCTCTGCTTCAGGGATGGGGTGGCGATGCTGGGCTATCCTGCGATCAGATGAAGGAGAATCTCACCTGCAGCTGCTGGGAGAGGCCTGCTGGCTACTCGGATGAACGGAAGAGTAACTGTTGAGTTTGGCTAAGGCTAGGAGGGCTTCCTGGCTCTCCATAACAAATGACAACTTTGGGGGTTGGACATCCTGACGGTGAGGTTTCTGAAAATACTGGATTGAATGGCATTACGGAGCAAGAAAAGTTTCTTGGATTTATACGAGCGCATATTCCAATGAGCTCTAAACACAACCCTGACACTGTTATTGTCAGGACACGCCTGTGAAGCGGGCAAAGGCAAAGCCAGCTCCATACTTTGACAGATGGTGGAAGGAGGCGGAGAGAGGGTGAGTCACCAggcagaggggagcagagaggaaacCAGGCCGAGGCCTGTCTGGTTCCCGGGTGTGTACCTCTGGCTTCTTCCTCTACGTGGGTTCAGAAAGCTGTGGTTTCACAGCCAGAGGCCCAGGCGTCCAGCCATCATGGGAGAGCCAGGCCCAGGGGCTACTTGGAGAAGCACCCCTAAACATCTGGCCTCTAGGGAGGGAGAGACATCAGCTATTAAGAACTCTTTGAATTGCCTGTTTTAGGCCAGAGAgtagtatatgtgtatgtgtatatatataaccaCTTAATTTACCAGGGTCCACAAGAGAGGACAGGATATACTCCACAGAGTATCACAGCACTAGCTAATAATCCCTGTCTCAAGTCCTTTTTTGGAATGAGGCCGGGCACAAACGAATGAAATCACGCTGAGCATAGTTCCTTTCCTGTATACCTCTTCACGGTTTCCCATTGCTCCTCAGTCTTCATGGAAGGCCCCTGCCCCCCATTAAGTTCACGTCAACTGCTATGCCAccctctctacccaccccccccactgcCATCTCCTCCTGACCTCCGCACGTTCCCCTACCACCAATAAAGCCTGCAGCACGTCAGCCTTGGTCTGCAGCCCCACCCCGGTTACCACCATCGTTCTGGGAATTCAGTATGGCCGGGAgaccccctgcccgcccccccggcCAACCTCCTGGCCTCACAGGCCTTGACTTGCTCAGAGCCAGTGAGGACGTCTTTCCCCCACAACCAGCTACTCCCTGCAgggccatccccccacccccacccggcaAACACTGTCCCCAGTAAACTGCTCCCTGAAATACCCGACTCCAGCGTCCCACACCGACAGCCCCTTGCACCCTCCACTCCCCATGGGAGATCTCTCCCCCACAACCAGCCACTCCCGCCAGGGCCACTCCCCGCACTGTCCCCAGAGAAACCGCTCCCTGAAACACCAGACTCCAGCTTCCCACACCCACCGCCCCTTGCACCCTCCACTCCCCATGGGAGATCTCCTCCTGGATGTCTCCCAGACACCTCCCGCTCAgaaggacagaaacagagagcagTCAGAAGCACAGCCCTGGATTTAAATCCTTCAAGAGTATTTACTAATGACAGACGCTAGGCTTCCTCAGCTATGAGAGGACTTGGCTTGGACTGAGACTGTGAGGATTCCCACTAGTCTCCGGGACCCAGGCTTTAGCCATTTCTTCTGGATCCAGGCATCGCATCAAACAGGGTGAAAGCTGTATCGTTCAAGCGGCGGTAGGGCTCTCCATTGCTGTCCGCTGCTCTCTGCACCTCTTGTGGGGCGGTTTGCATGTTGCTGTTGTTGGCCTCAGTGCTTACCACGTCCAGGATGTAGTCAGTGAGGTGGTCTAGCATGGCAAGGAGGAAATCAGCTGTAGATGAAGTCGGGTAATGGGTGTATTGATCCTCCTGCAGGAGGCGGTCCACGTAGCTCACAGGGAACTGGAGCTCAGTTGTTATAAGATGGGCTTGAGTCTGATTGGAGCTCTCACAGCTTTTCTTTGCTGACATGATGTTGGCTGGGTTTGATGTTGACTCCAGTCAGCTCTACTTGATTCTTCAGCTGGACTAGG
Proteins encoded in this window:
- the H2AP gene encoding huntingtin-interacting protein M — encoded protein: MSAKKSCESSNQTQAHLITTELQFPVSYVDRLLQEDQYTHYPTSSTADFLLAMLDHLTDYILDVVSTEANNSNMQTAPQEVQRAADSNGEPYRRLNDTAFTLFDAMPGSRRNG